A genomic stretch from Pyxidicoccus trucidator includes:
- a CDS encoding acyl-CoA thioesterase, producing MVEARLRVIYGDTDQMGVVYYANYFRYFEFARSEFFRSRGGSYADMERSGLQLPVAEASCQYKSPARYDDLIVIRVTVDELRRASIVFTYELFRDGEPRTLLCTGRTLHACVGRDGKPTRLPDSVVRLMKPSEPT from the coding sequence ATCAGATGGGTGTCGTCTACTACGCGAACTACTTCCGCTACTTCGAGTTCGCCCGCAGCGAGTTCTTCCGCTCCCGGGGCGGCAGCTATGCCGACATGGAGCGCTCCGGCCTCCAGTTGCCTGTCGCGGAGGCGAGCTGCCAGTACAAGTCGCCCGCCCGCTACGACGACCTCATCGTCATCCGCGTCACGGTGGACGAGTTGCGCCGTGCCTCCATCGTGTTCACCTACGAGCTTTTCCGCGACGGCGAGCCGCGCACGCTGCTGTGCACCGGTCGTACCCTGCATGCCTGCGTGGGGCGCGACGGCAAGCCCACCCGGTTGCCAGACTCCGTCGTCCGGCTGATGAAACCCTCGGAGCCCACCTAG
- a CDS encoding ADP-ribosylglycohydrolase family protein, producing MPPNRRQALKGPDPLLAQRRRGALLGLAVGNALAVPTAHRPLMAVSFPTPAEGPYLKLMGGGPHELRKGQVTEEVQLACCLSHSLRDLKRYDAADALRRYRGWQPHAFDISEPMKEVLEDCLAGPPLGAGRRVWLRAFRQPAGVGSLARTAPLGVYLAGDTAARTQASLEDSALTHFDPRCQLACAAFNAALARAVTSGAGLKPEDLLVAAESGLLVAGAALGRSASDYVQEVTQAAALLREDLVLARQTDPQLYGPELHLHRPLHAVRVAFRLAFWELLHAPTAEAALLDVVHRGGDTEAHAAITGALVGAFHGEEALPAEWRKGVLEALATVKGPLWDVYHPRHLLTLASA from the coding sequence ATGCCGCCCAACCGCCGCCAAGCCCTCAAGGGGCCTGACCCCCTCCTCGCCCAGCGCCGCCGGGGTGCGTTGCTGGGCCTGGCCGTGGGCAATGCCCTCGCCGTGCCCACCGCGCACCGCCCCCTCATGGCCGTGTCCTTCCCCACGCCCGCCGAGGGCCCCTACCTCAAGCTGATGGGCGGGGGGCCCCACGAGCTGCGCAAGGGCCAGGTGACGGAAGAGGTGCAGCTCGCATGCTGCCTCAGCCACAGCCTGCGGGACTTGAAGCGCTACGACGCCGCGGACGCGCTCCGCCGCTACCGGGGCTGGCAGCCCCACGCCTTCGACATCAGCGAGCCCATGAAGGAGGTGCTGGAGGACTGCCTCGCCGGCCCACCGCTGGGCGCCGGCCGCCGGGTGTGGCTGCGCGCCTTCCGCCAGCCCGCGGGCGTGGGGAGCCTGGCGCGCACCGCGCCGCTGGGCGTGTACCTGGCGGGCGACACCGCCGCGCGCACCCAGGCCTCGCTCGAGGACTCCGCCCTCACCCACTTCGACCCGCGCTGCCAGCTCGCCTGCGCCGCCTTCAACGCGGCCCTGGCCCGGGCCGTCACCAGCGGCGCGGGGCTGAAGCCCGAGGACCTCCTCGTCGCCGCGGAGTCCGGCCTGCTCGTCGCGGGCGCGGCGCTCGGACGCTCCGCGAGCGACTACGTGCAGGAGGTGACGCAGGCCGCCGCCCTCCTGCGCGAGGACCTGGTGCTGGCCCGGCAGACGGACCCGCAGCTCTACGGGCCGGAGCTGCACCTGCACCGGCCACTGCACGCCGTCCGCGTCGCCTTCCGGCTGGCCTTCTGGGAGCTGCTCCACGCCCCAACCGCCGAGGCCGCGCTGCTGGACGTCGTCCACCGCGGGGGCGACACGGAGGCCCACGCCGCGATTACCGGCGCGCTGGTGGGCGCCTTCCACGGCGAGGAGGCGCTCCCCGCCGAGTGGCGCAAGGGCGTGCTGGAGGCGCTCGCCACCGTGAAGGGCCCCCTCTGGGACGTGTACCACCCGAGGCACCTGCTGACGCTCGCCTCGGCGTGA
- the glpX gene encoding class II fructose-bisphosphatase: MDRNLAMEVVRVTEMAAIASARLMGRGNKDESDQAAVDAMRKAFDALHIDGTVVIGEGERDEAPMLYIGEKVGKRSEGAPEVDIALDPLEGTNLCAYGRPGSISVVAMAGKGGLLNAPDTYMEKIAVGPRARGAIDLRKSATENLRNIAEKMKVYVEDLTVVVLDRERHADLIKEVRAAGARIRLIEDGDVAGAIATCFDDTGVEVLMGIGGAPEGVIAAAAIRATGGDMQGRLVPRNQGEIDRAKKMGITDISKIYTAEELAKGEVMFAASGVTTGDFLKGVRFFGGGCETHSVVMRSKTGTVRFIQSVHKFDKKPGYAF; this comes from the coding sequence ATGGATCGCAACCTGGCAATGGAGGTCGTGCGCGTCACCGAGATGGCGGCCATCGCCTCCGCCCGACTGATGGGCCGCGGCAACAAGGACGAGTCGGACCAGGCCGCCGTGGACGCCATGCGCAAGGCCTTCGACGCGCTGCATATCGACGGCACCGTCGTCATCGGCGAGGGCGAGCGCGACGAGGCGCCCATGCTCTACATCGGCGAGAAGGTGGGCAAGCGGAGCGAGGGCGCCCCCGAGGTGGACATTGCCCTGGACCCGCTCGAGGGCACCAACCTGTGCGCCTACGGCCGTCCGGGCTCCATCTCCGTGGTGGCCATGGCCGGCAAGGGCGGCCTGCTCAACGCGCCCGACACGTACATGGAGAAGATCGCGGTGGGCCCCCGCGCCCGCGGCGCCATCGACCTGCGCAAGTCCGCCACCGAGAACCTCCGCAACATCGCGGAGAAGATGAAGGTCTACGTCGAGGACCTCACCGTGGTGGTGCTGGACCGCGAGCGGCACGCCGACCTCATCAAGGAGGTCCGCGCCGCGGGCGCCCGCATCCGCCTCATCGAGGACGGTGACGTGGCCGGCGCCATCGCCACCTGCTTCGACGACACCGGCGTGGAGGTGCTGATGGGCATTGGCGGCGCGCCCGAGGGCGTCATCGCCGCGGCCGCCATCCGCGCTACCGGCGGTGACATGCAGGGCCGGCTCGTCCCCCGCAACCAGGGCGAAATCGACCGCGCGAAGAAGATGGGCATCACCGACATCTCCAAGATCTACACGGCCGAGGAGCTGGCGAAGGGCGAGGTCATGTTCGCCGCCTCCGGCGTCACCACCGGCGACTTCCTCAAGGGCGTGCGCTTCTTCGGCGGCGGCTGCGAGACGCACTCGGTCGTCATGCGCAGCAAGACGGGCACCGTTCGCTTCATCCAGTCCGTGCACAAGTTCGACAAGAAGCCGGGCTACGCTTTCTAG
- a CDS encoding type II toxin-antitoxin system RatA family toxin: protein MPGATRTIVINAPVEKVFDVITQYDRYPEFLPEVKEVRAANRQGNTLELHYKVDVVKTIRYSIRVTEERPKRMAWSFIEGEMMKDNKGSWVLEPEGEGKTRATYNVEMALGLLVPKAVVNALVDTSLPKMLEAFKRRAEGT, encoded by the coding sequence ATGCCTGGCGCCACGCGGACCATCGTCATCAACGCTCCCGTCGAGAAGGTCTTCGACGTCATCACCCAGTACGACCGCTACCCGGAGTTCCTGCCGGAGGTGAAGGAGGTCCGCGCCGCCAACCGGCAGGGCAACACCCTGGAGCTTCACTACAAGGTCGATGTGGTGAAGACGATTCGCTACTCCATCCGCGTCACCGAAGAGCGCCCCAAGCGCATGGCCTGGTCCTTCATCGAAGGTGAGATGATGAAGGACAACAAGGGCAGCTGGGTGCTGGAGCCTGAGGGCGAGGGCAAGACGCGCGCCACCTACAACGTGGAGATGGCCCTGGGCCTGCTGGTGCCCAAGGCCGTCGTCAACGCCTTGGTGGACACCTCGCTCCCCAAGATGCTGGAGGCCTTCAAGCGCCGCGCGGAAGGGACCTGA